A DNA window from Bacteroidetes bacterium SB0662_bin_6 contains the following coding sequences:
- a CDS encoding ATPase has translation MQICCKRKDRNRYDTTSHFFPNNSMPSNARIYVGIDAGGSKTELVAAKMQEEELLNLFGPCGNPARVGFKDSADVITDLIVQAVERLQGESIASVCAGVAGAGRPKDQHLLHEGIRSRLKDRIPTSARDVPVRVTHDSLIALEAAFEGESGIMVISGTGTVSLARTNSGEFLRAGGWGYLIGDEGSGYALGADGLRAVAHAFDGGPDTALCDLLAASGDVTSKEDLFEVVYKKKTPLQRFARIVIQGACDGDPVAERIVRKHIALLTEQVCWLADRCSAIRPRITLLGGLANNPFYRKRLSSALLERLSGWECMQPLNRPVIGAWRMANDMTQGEGLAGSEQGTSA, from the coding sequence ATGCAGATATGCTGCAAGAGGAAAGACAGGAACCGATACGATACGACATCACACTTTTTCCCGAACAATAGCATGCCGTCCAACGCACGCATATATGTAGGCATAGACGCCGGCGGCTCAAAAACCGAGTTAGTCGCCGCAAAAATGCAGGAGGAAGAACTCCTCAACCTGTTTGGCCCCTGCGGAAACCCCGCTCGTGTGGGATTCAAGGACTCGGCGGATGTAATAACAGACCTGATAGTACAGGCTGTCGAACGTCTTCAGGGAGAGTCCATTGCTTCCGTATGTGCCGGCGTCGCCGGGGCAGGACGCCCGAAGGATCAGCACCTGCTCCATGAAGGCATTCGGAGCCGGCTAAAGGATCGCATCCCCACATCGGCGCGCGACGTTCCGGTGCGGGTTACGCACGACAGTCTCATCGCTCTGGAAGCCGCCTTCGAAGGAGAGAGTGGAATTATGGTGATTTCCGGTACAGGCACTGTATCCCTGGCACGTACAAACTCGGGCGAATTCTTGCGGGCTGGAGGATGGGGCTACCTCATAGGCGATGAGGGAAGCGGCTATGCGCTCGGGGCTGACGGCCTGCGTGCCGTGGCACATGCATTCGACGGCGGACCGGACACGGCGCTATGCGACCTTCTCGCGGCATCCGGAGATGTAACGAGTAAGGAAGATCTCTTCGAGGTGGTGTACAAGAAAAAAACACCTCTGCAACGATTCGCCCGTATCGTGATACAGGGAGCGTGCGACGGGGACCCTGTGGCTGAAAGAATTGTCCGGAAACATATCGCCCTGCTCACCGAGCAAGTATGCTGGCTCGCCGATCGGTGCTCGGCCATACGCCCCCGGATAACTCTGCTGGGCGGACTGGCCAATAATCCTTTCTACCGCAAACGCCTCTCTAGTGCACTACTCGAGCGTCTGTCCGGATGGGAATGCATGCAGCCACTGAACCGACCCGTCATCGGCGCATGGCGTATGGCAAATGACATGACGCAAGGCGAAGGGCTCGCAGGTTCGGAACAAGGAACGAGCGCCTGA
- a CDS encoding cation acetate symporter, whose translation MGIQGWTWVTVGVTFAAYLYIGYRSRVMSTKGFYVAGQGVPAIANGAATAADWMSAASFISMAGLISFMGYDGAVYLMGWTGGYVLLALLLAPFLRKFGQYTVPDFVGVRYYSKAARVVAAIAAIFVSFTYVAGQMAGVGVAFGRFLEIPFELGVAIGMIVVAFFAVLGGMKGITYTQVAQYCVLIFAYTVPAIAIALLLTGNPVPQLAMEEILPKLNAIQHDLGLSSYSNPFTGLSKLNVFAITLCLMAGTAGLPHVIVRFYTVKNVKAARWSAFWALLFIGILYTTAPAVAMFAKYHILQQFAEMGPAIAEQSWMQNWAATGLVTIPEGGIQTAEQLLDAINRDIIVLATPEIARLPAIVVALVAAGGLAAALSTASGLLLVISSALAHDIYGSVINPEASEKRRLFVGRLMIFLAVIVAGVFGVYPLGFVAEVVAFAFGLAAASFFPVIVLGIFWKRANKQGAIAGMSVGLAFTFVMIALMRAQNVIPGMDEPILDHFLGIGAQGVGVIGMLLNFAITIGVSLCTPDSPISVRELVERVRYPNE comes from the coding sequence ATGGGTATTCAAGGCTGGACCTGGGTTACGGTCGGCGTTACTTTTGCCGCCTATTTGTATATCGGCTACCGGAGCCGGGTCATGTCCACCAAAGGCTTCTATGTGGCCGGACAGGGCGTTCCCGCTATCGCCAACGGGGCTGCAACCGCCGCAGACTGGATGAGCGCGGCCTCGTTTATTTCCATGGCCGGCCTGATCTCGTTCATGGGCTATGACGGGGCGGTCTATTTGATGGGGTGGACGGGGGGATATGTGTTGCTGGCTCTTCTTCTTGCGCCGTTCCTGCGCAAGTTCGGACAATACACCGTGCCCGATTTCGTCGGCGTACGGTACTATTCGAAAGCGGCGCGTGTAGTTGCCGCCATCGCCGCCATTTTCGTGTCCTTCACGTATGTTGCCGGGCAGATGGCAGGCGTCGGCGTGGCGTTTGGGCGTTTTCTGGAGATCCCGTTCGAACTGGGCGTGGCCATCGGGATGATTGTCGTGGCGTTTTTTGCGGTGCTTGGCGGTATGAAAGGCATCACGTATACGCAAGTAGCACAGTACTGCGTGCTCATTTTTGCCTATACGGTTCCGGCCATTGCCATTGCGCTGCTGCTCACGGGAAATCCGGTGCCCCAGCTCGCCATGGAAGAGATTCTTCCCAAGCTGAACGCCATTCAGCACGATCTGGGACTGTCGAGTTACTCGAATCCGTTCACAGGCCTTTCCAAGCTGAATGTATTTGCCATTACGCTCTGCCTGATGGCCGGGACGGCGGGGCTTCCGCACGTCATTGTCCGGTTCTATACGGTAAAGAATGTGAAGGCGGCGCGCTGGTCGGCATTCTGGGCCCTGCTTTTTATCGGAATCCTCTACACGACGGCTCCTGCGGTGGCCATGTTCGCCAAATACCACATTTTGCAGCAGTTTGCGGAAATGGGTCCGGCCATCGCTGAGCAGAGCTGGATGCAGAATTGGGCGGCTACCGGGTTGGTGACGATTCCTGAGGGGGGGATACAAACGGCGGAACAACTTCTTGACGCCATCAATCGTGACATCATTGTCCTTGCAACGCCCGAAATCGCAAGGTTGCCGGCAATTGTCGTTGCCCTGGTGGCGGCAGGCGGACTTGCGGCGGCGCTATCCACGGCGTCCGGTCTGTTGCTTGTTATTTCCTCGGCGCTGGCGCACGACATTTACGGGTCGGTCATAAACCCCGAAGCCTCGGAAAAACGCCGTCTTTTTGTAGGCCGGCTCATGATTTTTCTCGCGGTTATTGTGGCGGGTGTGTTCGGGGTATATCCGCTGGGATTCGTAGCCGAGGTAGTGGCTTTTGCCTTTGGGCTGGCCGCCGCCTCGTTTTTCCCGGTAATTGTACTGGGTATTTTCTGGAAGCGTGCAAACAAGCAGGGTGCGATCGCCGGTATGAGTGTCGGCCTGGCCTTTACCTTCGTGATGATTGCACTCATGCGGGCGCAAAACGTGATTCCGGGGATGGACGAGCCGATTCTTGACCACTTCCTTGGAATTGGTGCGCAGGGGGTCGGCGTGATTGGGATGCTGCTTAATTTTGCGATCACGATAGGGGTCTCTTTGTGTACCCCCGATTCTCCGATTTCCGTCAGGGAACTTGTCGAACGTGTTCGCTATCCGAACGAATAA
- a CDS encoding DUF4212 domain-containing protein: MHVAKAYWRRQLRRTGLLLLVWAVAGFGCSILFVEQLNRISFGDMPFGFWMAQQGAIYVFILLIFLYALLSGRADRQATLEADTEEDAAPLSANEG; this comes from the coding sequence ATGCATGTCGCCAAGGCTTACTGGCGCCGACAGCTTCGGCGAACCGGTCTGTTACTTCTTGTCTGGGCTGTTGCCGGATTCGGGTGCAGCATTCTCTTTGTCGAGCAACTCAACCGGATATCCTTTGGAGATATGCCGTTTGGTTTCTGGATGGCGCAGCAGGGGGCCATTTATGTGTTTATCCTGTTGATCTTTCTGTATGCGCTGCTCAGCGGGCGCGCTGACCGCCAGGCGACCCTTGAAGCCGATACCGAAGAGGATGCGGCGCCACTATCGGCAAACGAGGGATAG
- a CDS encoding sugar phosphate isomerase/epimerase has translation MSVRNSFPRARRSSVYARRLRFATCNVFSNYLLAMTSRRKFLTRIGSAIAAPAVLPLVGCGEQEESTAPVPEPDVIASGGIDTPIGVQLYSVRNELDMDLAGTLRAVREAGFDRVETYSLHDMPAVDFRALLDDSGLTVGSMHASYERVAGDIGAVAEEAHILGSPWVAVAWIPHEGDFDVDDIDRAIADFTAAGEALRSEGLRFAYHCHGYEFREAEGGGTLFDRFMEHTEPGVVDVELDVFWVKWPGFDPVALIEKYPGRFPLYHMKDMREGTELGDLSGHAPLDTNVPLGMGMIDLPAIVRAAEANGVEEYIIEYEHIDALISIQQGLEYLQSLEV, from the coding sequence ATGTCGGTCAGGAATTCATTCCCTCGCGCACGCCGCTCGTCAGTTTACGCGAGGCGGTTGCGCTTTGCGACGTGTAACGTTTTCTCAAACTATCTACTTGCTATGACTTCCCGAAGAAAATTTCTGACCCGGATAGGCTCGGCGATAGCCGCGCCGGCCGTACTGCCTCTCGTCGGCTGTGGCGAGCAGGAAGAAAGCACTGCTCCTGTTCCTGAGCCCGATGTGATCGCTTCCGGCGGGATCGATACCCCCATCGGGGTGCAGTTGTACAGCGTTCGGAACGAGCTCGACATGGATCTTGCCGGCACGTTGCGGGCCGTTCGGGAGGCGGGCTTCGATCGGGTAGAAACCTACAGTTTGCACGACATGCCGGCGGTCGATTTTCGGGCCTTGCTGGATGATTCGGGTCTTACGGTGGGAAGCATGCATGCTTCGTACGAGCGTGTCGCCGGCGATATTGGAGCGGTTGCGGAGGAAGCGCATATCCTGGGATCTCCCTGGGTCGCCGTCGCATGGATCCCGCACGAGGGCGATTTCGATGTGGACGATATCGATCGTGCTATTGCTGATTTTACGGCAGCCGGCGAAGCGCTCCGGTCGGAGGGGCTGCGTTTCGCGTATCATTGCCACGGCTACGAATTTCGCGAGGCGGAAGGAGGCGGCACACTCTTCGATCGCTTCATGGAGCACACCGAGCCGGGCGTAGTGGACGTGGAGCTGGACGTATTCTGGGTCAAGTGGCCCGGTTTTGACCCGGTGGCGCTGATCGAAAAATATCCGGGGCGTTTTCCGCTGTATCATATGAAAGACATGCGGGAAGGCACGGAGCTGGGCGATCTGAGCGGCCATGCACCGCTTGACACGAATGTACCCTTGGGCATGGGGATGATCGATTTGCCGGCGATCGTCCGGGCGGCCGAAGCAAATGGGGTAGAGGAGTATATCATCGAGTACGAGCATATCGATGCACTGATTTCCATCCAGCAGGGTCTCGAGTATCTGCAATCGCTCGAGGTATAG
- a CDS encoding TIM barrel protein, with translation MKRRTFLRTGAAVAAGSTLAAPTVLEASGNSFRASSRARNAGLKHSVCRWCYSGLTLEQLSAGAQAIGMHSVELLNVEEFPVVKEYGLVCAMANGPTSIPDGFNRTEFHERFIAGFKELIPKVAEAGFPNIICFSGNRRGMDDETGLENCVQGVQQVVGDAERHGVTICMELLNSKVDHPDYMCDHTEWGVELVKRVGSERFKLLYDIYHMQIMEGDVIRTIRENHEYIGHYHTGGNPGRNEIDETQELNYAAIMRAIRETGYTGYVGQEFIPSRTPLVSLREAVALCDV, from the coding sequence ATGAAGCGAAGAACATTTCTCAGAACAGGAGCCGCCGTGGCCGCCGGTTCCACCCTGGCGGCGCCAACGGTTCTCGAAGCCTCCGGCAACTCTTTCCGTGCTTCATCCCGTGCACGCAATGCAGGCCTTAAGCATTCCGTATGCCGATGGTGTTATTCCGGCCTCACGCTGGAGCAATTGAGCGCCGGCGCTCAGGCTATCGGCATGCACTCTGTAGAATTGCTGAACGTCGAGGAATTTCCTGTCGTCAAGGAATATGGCCTCGTTTGTGCGATGGCGAACGGGCCGACTTCGATCCCGGACGGGTTTAACCGTACGGAGTTTCACGAACGTTTCATAGCCGGATTCAAGGAACTTATTCCCAAAGTGGCTGAGGCCGGCTTCCCGAACATTATCTGTTTTTCGGGCAATCGCCGGGGCATGGATGACGAAACGGGGCTGGAGAACTGTGTCCAGGGTGTTCAGCAGGTTGTGGGCGATGCGGAACGGCACGGTGTCACGATATGCATGGAATTGCTCAACAGCAAGGTGGACCATCCCGATTATATGTGCGATCATACGGAATGGGGCGTCGAACTGGTGAAACGGGTTGGCTCCGAACGCTTTAAGCTGCTATATGACATCTATCACATGCAGATTATGGAGGGGGATGTCATTCGCACGATCCGCGAAAATCACGAATACATCGGGCATTATCATACCGGGGGCAATCCGGGCCGAAACGAAATAGACGAAACCCAGGAGTTGAACTACGCTGCCATCATGCGGGCGATTCGCGAAACAGGGTACACCGGCTATGTCGGTCAGGAATTCATTCCCTCGCGCACGCCGCTCGTCAGTTTACGCGAGGCGGTTGCGCTTTGCGACGTGTAA